From the Gossypium hirsutum isolate 1008001.06 chromosome A02, Gossypium_hirsutum_v2.1, whole genome shotgun sequence genome, the window AATATGTTCAACTTTTACTATAACGACGTACTACCTAAATATGTGTGACATAAAGGCTGGTTACAAGGTCGGAAAAAAAAAACCCGGACCGACATACATTAGAATCAACTGTCCGATGTTTCGGACGGTCAAAAGCAAGGTGAGAAAGAAGATACATGAAAGATGTTAAGGCTTGAACCTGAGACCCGACTCCTTAAACATGACAAACTTCCctaatttattttagaaaataacatgaataCAAAGTAAATATACGAATATGTCAAAATCTACAtaacacaaaaattataaatgaaGGGGCTGTAGTAAAAATTTCAATAtgtagaatataaaaaatatctcgACATAAAAACTTTATAATCGATGgtattacattaaaaaaaacaactcaCATGAAAAATATTTCAAGCCCCAAAGACAACGGCAAAGATGTTCAAACATTGTATCGGCCTTTTGCCGATCTATCCCTTTTCGAGTCATCCTGCAACATACAAAGCAACCGGTCATGATAAAAGAATATGCAATCAAAATCACAAGTATAGATCGAATAATGCTTACATGGAAGCTATAAGTAATTTTATCGTTGACGTCAATGATCTCCTTCCACTTCCTCCCGATGCCCATCTACAAAACAGGGTTCAAATTAACATCATCAGCGCATATACCATTCAGAAAAGTCCCAAATTGAGAAGAAGAGACAATGACTTCATTGTACTTCTGCAAATTATACATTGCAACCTATGTTGCTCGGACTTATTTGGAAACATGGAAACATCGATATAAGAATAAAAACTCAAACAATGTAACAAGTTTGGTAAACATGATGATTAAGATGGTTTTACATCACGGGAGTCCTATACCTGAGCAGCTTCGTTCGTTGCTGTCTTGGTCCATAATGCAAGTTTGTCCTGCCTTGAGCGTACGCTGGCAACTACACCACAAATCTCATCCGCCTCATCGAATTGCTCCCCGATCAATGCCATCAACTGCAAAAAATGAGATATAGTCAACCAAAATCCCAAAACATCTTATATAGGTCACAGCAGACATAACAATATGGCTCGAAGCACCCACGGTTTCAAGCCACATATTCTCGAGATTAGCCTTTCTGTTGCTAGTGACAGACCACTTTCCTCCACTAGCACACTCGGGATCTTCCCATTTGGGCTCAATTCCGGCCTTAAACAAGTGGAAGTCAGTATTCCCGGGCAACTTGCTGGGCTTGAATATTTGATCATACAAACTGAAACATGACAAAAGTATTTTCAGTCTCGACTTCCAAAGCGAACAATCGAAAACATAACAAGGCAAACAACAGAAACCATCTTAAGTTCCCTCGAATCTAAGAGGGAGAGGTATCAATAAACCGAATCATACGGAAATGGTTGAATTTCATAGCTAGACCTGACAATATTAAACGCAACAatgaaaaaaataactaaaacaagacATAAAACATGATACAAATACACGAATGTTTCCAAATCTATATAATACAAATAATCTAACACATCAAAATTCATGTAGATATAAAAATGTCTTAAATACAATATGCACAATTTTCCAGGTCTAACGCTAAGATCCTAGACAACAATAACCTCCAATGACAATCAATTTCTCACTAACCAAACACAGAAATACAAAATACCCTTTTTCTCTTTAAACAAAGCAAATCTCCAATAAATCAATGAACAAACAAAAATACATCAATAACCCAAATGGAaaagaactttttttttcaaaggaTACGAATAAATCCAATCCATAAATCGAATAAGGCACGATCTAGACcaactaaaaaaaatcaacagATCTTCAGATATAGATAAAAAAGGAGAATTAGGTATTTGAATAAGTACCACCAAAATTCTTCTACGGTGTCAAATGTGTAAACCTTGCGTAGAGAGGTACCCCAAGCGGCGCCTTGTTTATGCCCTGTTTGGTTATCAAACCAAAAGGTCCACTTTCTCTCGAGCTTATGTGGTTGCTTCTCTGCCCCTGTTGTTGTTGCCGCCTCTGGCGCCGCCGCCGATATGGCGTTAACTTCCACAGCCGCCTCGCTTGCCATAGATGTTCTTTCTctgtatttttctttcttttcttttccgcTTCGTCTTTAGCCAAGCTTAaaggccaaaaaaaaaaagggaaagaaaagagggGAAAGTTTTCAGTTTTGGATTTTCCTTTgtagttttgggtttagggttgtTAATGGACTTGGGGCTTTATTAGTATTAAAAGGCCcgaaatagtgaaattattttttcaattttaactttttttatttttcaaaaatgtattttaattattaaattcaaattttcaattacaTCAAATAATTTGACGTGATTTTTTTAAACATGTGATCACGCCATATCCATACACattgaccttttttttttctctgtcttttttttacaattttgacaattttattccatttaagaaaaataataataatattgattgaGTCTTTGTAACAGCCTAATATTCAGTGATAAAGGGAATAGAGATTtaagatcactaaatccgacgggtgagttgaaaatttaataaattaatacctatgagtcaaatatgaatataaaagtattttttaattagtgaatttggtgatttaaaagaattaattagctaaattgggtcgagaatgaggtatcgagacctcgacttcataaaccgagccataaacatttttagaaatatttatggagtgttggtgaggtaataataaaatttagtcaaaaaattttgacgtttgggtggttaattaaataaaaaggactaaattgaaaaggtgtaaaagttgctagatggattaaatagtttaattgtcaaatgaggaaggacctaaagtgaaaataatcccaaaggagatattttcggcaatagctgagaataaatcaggaaatgggtgaaataagggcaaaattggaaaattgccaaaattggctaaataaaaatgggactaaattggaatatctagaattctcttcatttctcttcatattcatcagctgaaaaacagccatggaggagggttcaagctggttttcatactctggcttcatgtaagtttaattcttgctttctccttgaaatttttatgtttttggacttttacaattgggtccaacttattatttcattagtttttgattccatggataatttttgaagttgttatggatgagcgctggaagtatatgatgacttggcatggaattagagctttaaattgtttatattttgattttattgaaataattgaataaaaggtgaatgttagggacctaattgtaaaagagtttgaagttagagttttatgtgaaaattatgaatttcaatagttatgaaataactcataatgtctagaaaaagtattaattgagaaagttatcttaattgaggggttaattgagcaaggactgaattgtatgaattgtgaaatttggggcaaaatggaaatcaacattttacactaaaactgttttggacagcagcagtagtctaactttgaaaaattaccaaaaattatagaaatggaattagaggatgaataaaatatgaaattaaagcttattgagtctagtttcttatagaagaaatgatgtaagcaatgaaattgtaaattacgagatatgataaattttgtgagataaggtcagaatgattttgtgttcccctgttctaactttgtaaaatcatcaaaaattggataaaaataattagggcttaaatttatatttttagaatcctggatgagtctattttcaagagaaacaaatgaggacatcattcgaatcctgtacgagaagataattaatttttagtgaagaagggtcggaactgtcagacagcagaacaggggagacttcaatgaataaactgtaaccaaaaattatgaaatttttatggtaagaatatatatgagtctagtttctgggaaaatttatggatcttaatttggagttctgtagctcaggataaaaataatttagtgactatgacacagatgaacagcttgaatattcacataagtagatagtgaaaattatggataatgttacctacaagtgtgttgtttatactaaggatgtggatggagaggaggaagaggaaaaatatatatatatgaatgacttgtgtataaattgatcacatgcccgattataatcgataaatgttgaattagaaatgatataatgttttatttggaatatttattatgaaattatgattatcgctgTAATACAAAAAaatcgaacttgtgagtttatataactaaattttagtgaccatttgttaatattattaaatttcaatattattttatgtatggtgattaatatttatatttgttaattgttgaaaataagtaaattatgtacaaaagttatgaaattgaactgaGTATTTCAAAGGAACGAAACACAAAAAATGAGTACGATctttcagtgaaaaagatgaattgacggtaaattacccaagtaaaccgagattcagcatttgttgcgaattctcgtgtttgctttctgtttagctcttacgagcttccgttaactcatatgagtttcagttaaccGTTTTGGGGTTTCAATTCAACTctgatgagcttcagttagccttcgggcttccgtttagcacttctGTCCTTCAGTCAGCCTttgggcttccgtttagcacttctGTGCTTCAGTCAGTCTTTGGGCTTCTGTTTAGCACTTTTGTGCTTCAGTCAGCCTTTGGGCTTCTATTTAGCActtgtgtgcttcagttagcctccgggcttccgtttagcacttatgtgcttcagctaAACTTCGGGCTACAGAtcacgaagtactcaattccgtaagacgttctctaatttaaCAAAGATTGGtaagtgagatatgaaattagtATTGGTAGACTTATGGTTATTATTGATACTGATTTGAAATAAGTGTAcccattgatatttaaattattcaaggggtaaagttctgatatgagataatatgagtttgaaatgaattattaccgGTATATACCTGAAATATATGGAAATAATGGTACgtgaaatattgataaaatgaaatgaatgataaatgtttATAAAGAAACAGCaaaagaatgatatgtatcatgatatGCAAAAATGTGATTATCTTTAATATGTTGTTGCAAGGGAAATTATGTATGTTGAGACGAgcaataaactcaagtgtgatatgatgagaaaataagtttatctatgttgaatttatatgaatatgtTCAAATATGCTAACAAGTGTTGCTGTTGATGCTTaaacaagtgccaagctatttgttaaatggtaaaatgtttatttttgtatGATGTGTTGAAAGGGTAAGCGCTCAAATGAAAATGTACTTGTACTCGTGAAAGAGTGGCAAGTTTTAAGTTATGCAATATCTTATGAAATaacttatcatgtgattaattgaaaAGAGTTATGTCCAAACGCACTAGCTTGTGGGTATGATGGCATGGTATGCTTATAACCGGTGTGTTATACATAAAGAatgagtgtggaaagtaaagaaatacatatgaaaataaaggaactcggaaaagttaaaattatttaaaatcttattaagctagagatgatatgtataaataatgctgtggatttatttactttgtgaattgatgaatataacTTCGTGAATATCACACAGCCTGTGACCCCTTGcagtattgaaaaaaaaaatttaaatattttcgaaaaattttctgagttctcGGTTAAGTCCCGATATATATATtctgggcctcgatggctcaCATAAGAGAcactatgattaaatttgattgatttcagGTATGAATGTTATGTGAAGCGAAATTTCTGTTAaatgatctgtaaattttggtaatactccaaatccctattccggcgacggatacgggttaagggtgttacagtcttAACTCAATCGATATGGATATTGCTGTCAATATAATGGGCTGAAGCGAACTATCCTACTATTTATGGGTTGATGATGGGTTATATGTAATTCTGTTGGAAAATCCAAAATAAGAACTTGGTTATAAtatcgaaaataaaaaaatttaatcaaaattgtaccttttcgattcgtcagtatgtcacaatttctctaaacttttgggccaaattgtaaataaaaaatatctttataaattttttgaaataatttctctaaatatttttctctctataattttctcttgaattcaagtgtctATGCAAGGCTCTAGgtaataaatttaatcaaatatgattaagataagtatttaatttaatttaatattaaatctattaaagtaATATTActtttgagatatttaatttgaaatcaatTTTTCTGATAGAATCCCAGTAGAAGTGTAATTTCTCCACTACTCCATTGGTGACCATTTGTTGGCTACTGGAATGTCGTTGCCACAGCTGCTAGCACCCCAAGCCAATTTAGTCCAAGCCAATGACGGCCTCACCggctcaatttcacatatttggTTCAATTCGACTACTTTTTGGATCTTAGTCTCAATTTTGGGCTCCCGAGCCCtatttacgatctcaggtccaattttcaagttcaattacccattgggctaattgtttgacttgaaaattaatttccaaaaatatcatattaattttaattaatttaattttacttaaaactaatttttccaaaaatcacttagattttttaaattaatgtttaaagaaaattctttaatcaaattctctaattgaacaattcttacgaccatCGAATTTaattccatgtcgaattaatagaCTAAAGTATtttcaaagtcgtagaatttcCTTCTAATTTAAAAGCAGTCCAATCAAGCTTTTATTAAACTAGCGGAGAGaccaatcgaacatatacaattaggttctagtaattacaattatatccaaaagcatcgttctgataattcacaattacttaatcatcgAGCTAGTCCACCAGAAGTATTATGATTGAAatctccttattgtatactctttatggaagcaattcatccaattgctttgtccaatgacttcgtaatgtgtgtgttacccttattgatatccttgattcctttgagctaaatccattcactcaatataatcatattttatctcattgtcaccattgtgtcttatTAATGATTAATATGGTCATTGTCAACAAATGACCACGATAAATTGCTCGTTCCCTGTGACCACGTTATATATTTATCAATTTacataatgccaatgagagaataattttaactttttaattaagcTATGAactccactgttgctagtaaagtcatgccatacacaagtcatgtacccaacataccgactattggctcaatcatctttagagcataagcctctacTTATATCAAACCACATGAGTTACATAAACATGGTTAATAACTAACTCAGGAATTAGGTAAATCACCCataatgtcacaagtgaattaattcacaaattaattcaaaattaattcattttggaACCAGTCTAATGTATTATTTTTCCAATTAATACATTTATGTCTTTACCCATTGAGTCAATTGCTCCGATAGCTAAGACTAGTCATTTCCTCAATTGGATttatagatgacataataatcttttttaagtatttgaatcaaatactcACTTTAATTCTTTTACGTGATTACAAACTCGTTtaaattatctactgaagtaagttgtctttttcgcaatgtaaacgttttaCAATGCCAGTTAtaatcagtttgaacttagacaatcaatgagctaatatttgcttgttgCAGTTTTGCTATGCATACAAAACAtaaaagacagaaatacaaacgacataataataaaatataaaattaactttatttatttatccatcattcaaataaatagaaaacaattatatgtttattataatatggacacatttcccagtAAGTT encodes:
- the LOC107932124 gene encoding eukaryotic translation initiation factor, producing the protein MASEAAVEVNAISAAAPEAATTTGAEKQPHKLERKWTFWFDNQTGHKQGAAWGTSLRKVYTFDTVEEFWCLYDQIFKPSKLPGNTDFHLFKAGIEPKWEDPECASGGKWSVTSNRKANLENMWLETLMALIGEQFDEADEICGVVASVRSRQDKLALWTKTATNEAAQMGIGRKWKEIIDVNDKITYSFHDDSKRDRSAKGRYNV